Proteins from one Clostridium cellulovorans 743B genomic window:
- a CDS encoding MFS transporter, translating into MKMNYKEGLKKNVSKNYLFLFLNNFGVTQGVWMIYLASRGLSLTEIGILEAIFHITSFLMEIPTGAVADIWGRRISRIAGRAVQLISAILIVYSNSYIGFVIGFIFSALSYNLESGAGDALIYDSLKEIREEESYMKISGKNEVIMQLAQTCGLILGGFLYNYSYIYAYGVSIVITIIAMVQALFFTEPKIKMEVQEKSFNTLKSQVVDSFNIIRKNKRLAFLILSSQGIFMFNTSIFFYFQNYLSDKGISKGIIGIILAISALAAAILASQGHKIEKKIGERAILAVLPIIMSLCIWGVALSRYHYIFFLAINCIESLIFVVVGDYINKLIPSDKRATILSMASMIFSFYMIIIFPIIGKLGDVFSLEVAFEILAIVANIIAIINLIVFIKRGE; encoded by the coding sequence ATGAAGATGAATTATAAAGAAGGATTAAAAAAGAATGTATCGAAAAATTACTTGTTTTTATTTTTAAATAACTTTGGGGTTACACAAGGGGTATGGATGATATATCTCGCTTCTAGAGGTTTATCTTTAACGGAAATAGGCATACTAGAAGCTATATTTCATATAACTTCATTTTTAATGGAAATACCTACGGGAGCTGTTGCAGATATATGGGGAAGAAGAATTAGTAGAATAGCTGGGAGAGCAGTGCAGCTTATATCTGCAATTTTAATAGTATATTCAAATAGCTATATTGGTTTTGTAATAGGCTTTATATTTTCAGCTTTATCCTACAATTTAGAATCAGGTGCAGGAGACGCGCTTATATATGATTCCTTAAAAGAAATTAGAGAAGAAGAAAGTTATATGAAGATTTCTGGAAAAAATGAAGTGATAATGCAACTAGCACAAACCTGTGGCTTAATTCTTGGTGGATTTCTATATAATTATAGCTATATTTATGCTTATGGTGTATCTATTGTTATCACTATAATAGCAATGGTGCAAGCATTATTTTTCACAGAGCCTAAGATTAAAATGGAAGTTCAAGAGAAAAGTTTTAATACACTAAAAAGTCAAGTTGTGGATAGCTTCAATATTATAAGAAAAAATAAGAGATTAGCATTTTTAATCCTTTCTTCTCAAGGGATTTTTATGTTTAATACAAGTATATTCTTTTATTTTCAGAATTACTTATCAGATAAAGGTATCTCTAAGGGAATCATAGGAATAATTTTAGCTATTTCAGCTTTAGCTGCAGCTATCCTAGCTTCTCAAGGTCACAAGATTGAAAAGAAGATTGGAGAAAGAGCTATTCTAGCAGTACTACCGATAATAATGTCCTTATGTATTTGGGGTGTGGCTTTAAGCCGATACCATTATATTTTTTTCTTAGCTATAAACTGTATTGAATCTTTAATTTTTGTTGTGGTTGGTGATTATATAAATAAATTAATACCGTCAGATAAGAGAGCGACAATTCTTTCTATGGCAAGTATGATATTTAGCTTTTATATGATAATTATATTTCCTATTATAGGTAAGCTCGGAGATGTATTTTCACTGGAAGTGGCATTTGAGATTCTTGCCATAGTGGCAAATATTATAGCAATTATTAATCTAATAGTATTCATAAAGCGAGGAGAATGA